AGCTTCATTAAAGAATAGCTCATTTTGGACTATAAAGTCACCTGGATGGGTTGCCCAGTGATAGGGTTGGTCACCTCCCGGGCAGCGATACGCATACCCAGGGCAAAGTTGGCCACCCGCTCTGCATGGCTGTCAGCTGGAATGGGAACCCCACCCACCACCATGTAGGCGTCTCCAATAGTCTCCACCTGGAAGAGCCGAGGCGTTCATAGCACTAATTGAAAGGTTGGCTGCATCTCAATAATTTTCCTTcccttatctcctctccttcattcaaCCTTTCATTTACCCCTTCatgtacctctctctttctctctgtatacCTTGTACACGTCATGGACGCTGGTAAGGCGGTCGAACTTGGAGTACATGGAGTTGAGCATGTTGACGATCTGGATGGGCTCGCAGGCAGCACAGATATTGGTGAAGGTGACCACATCACTGAACAGGATGGTGCACACCTGGAACTCACCTGaaatagagggagaaaggggaagcAGAGATGTTTGCAACGGCCATACTTTTCATTACACAGGTCTTCTAGCTCATTTGAACAGTAGAACAAAATGAAAGGCAGCAGATATGCTGGCCCTGTCTGGAGGACCAGGTAGATATGGAATTAGGCAGACATTGCCATCGTACCTGCTTCCACCCTCTTGCCCTCCTTCAACTGGTTGGCTACGTGGCGAGGCAACATGGCATAGAGCAGAGTCTCCGTCTTCTTCTTCTCCGCCTCGAGGTGGCGTGAGAGGATCCTCAGCTCCTCCTATGAAATTACAACATGATAGACAAAGAGGATGAGAAAAGTGAGATGAGAAATGGACAAAGTAGGTGAGATGTATGTGCCTTTTTGCGCTCCAGCTGATTGGACAGCTCCATCTCTGCCAGACGCTGTTGGTTAAGCAGGATGAGGTCCCGGGTGGTGTCGTGCTGGGCAATGTCGGAGATGTGCAGACCCCTCTCCTCCAACTCCTGCAGGCTGCGCAGCTTCGGGGAGCATAGGTACACCATACAGCCCAGAGATTCCATCCACACCATCTGACCTGGGTATAGGGGAGTTATTCAGTAATACCATGGACACAATGCAGAGCCAACCTGCACAATCAGACATCGGATCAGAGAAGGGGAGTTTGACTGAACCTCTGAGTTTGAGCATGGACTGATGCTGAGAGGCCAGCGGCACCATCTCCCGTCTGGTCTTCAGGACAAACTGGCTGTTGATGAACTTCCtgatgctctcgatgttgaaGGTCACCTGCGGATGGACAATGCTGAAGTACTCATCCAGACGGCTGTCCATCGTCTGCAGCCCAGGGACAAACTTCTGGATGTTAATCCCAGTCTGCTTCACCTTGAGCTGGGCACACATAGAGAAGAGTACTGGTAACAATGTACCAATAGGACTAATAGCTGCTTAATTATTGTTTTGCATAAACTTAGAAAGACACAAGTTGCCTTACCTGTTTATCAAAGACAATGTGGAAAGGGAAGGCATTGCAGAATGCTTGTTCCTCCATCCACAGCTTATCTGGGTAGCAGGGTGTGAATGACTTCAGAAGGTTCTCTGTGGGAGGGGGGCACAGAAGAATCGTTCTCATTAGATGTTCTCATATCAACATGAAAGAGTCCAACAAACTTTGCTTTTGGAGTGAACACTTCAAGTAAAGAAAGAGCCCGACCTTTTCCAAACATGACAACGCTCCTAACCATGTCCCAGCGTGATCTTTTCCCAGCAGGGCAGTGGGGCAGACTGGCACACCTGGCTCTCATCCTCTCCAATGCCTCTTCCTGATGCTGTTACCAGACCAGAGGAATACACCAGAGATCTCACACTGAACCCCTGGAGACCACAGTGTCTGCTTGGTGTAGACTACTTTGCTCTTATTTTTTAACCCTCTAGACCTCATTCTACTTTCATTCCATTATAAACATGTAATACTTAAACACTGCTACTTGACTCTTGTTTTGAATCATGACAaattgaaataaaaaataaacttctCACCCTCCTATcaatctcctcatcctccttggttacctccttcttctctctttgGGGCCGGAAATCCCTCTTTGACCCTCGGCTCCTCTGAGAGACCAGGAAGACCACATGCTCTTTCTTCCCTGTGCGCTCGTCCTCCTCTGATTGGTTAAGGATGGTCATGCTCACTTCGCTGTCAAAGAAGTCTTTGGCCACCGCCTCAATGATGCCtgcacagagagaaaagagataaCCTCCTTAGATTAAAGGTACACTTTAGGTATGGATGATTACCGTACCTGGCACAATGTGATATAGGCCTTTCCTGTCCGAGTAGTAATGAAGCAACATCCTCCCATCATCGTTCTTCTCCACACGGAACGAGGGAGCGTTCATCTCCTGGAAGAAGGATATTTATTGCATACATAATCTTTTTTTTAATATCTGGGCTCTAATGGATTGAAATACATAATAGATTACCCATTGTAGAGGCCGTAAAGAGAAGGTCACCTGGTAGGAGAGAGCCAGGTAGCTGTGAAGGGCATCCAGGTTCTCAATGAATTCCACCAGGTTCCCCC
Above is a genomic segment from Oncorhynchus keta strain PuntledgeMale-10-30-2019 unplaced genomic scaffold, Oket_V2 Un_scaffold_938_pilon_pilon, whole genome shotgun sequence containing:
- the gucy1b2 gene encoding guanylate cyclase soluble subunit beta-2 — encoded protein: MAVIYSKYGFINTCLKSLVIEKFGEETWEKLRTLAEVQDTFMTYEIYDDVITLRLVQEACTMLDMPSEVVLKLFGEYFFSFCKMAGYDTMLRTLGGNLVEFIENLDALHSYLALSYQEMNAPSFRVEKNDDGRMLLHYYSDRKGLYHIVPGIIEAVAKDFFDSEVSMTILNQSEEDERTGKKEHVVFLVSQRSRGSKRDFRPQREKKEVTKEDEEIDRREEALERMRARCASLPHCPAGKRSRWDMVRSVVMFGKENLLKSFTPCYPDKLWMEEQAFCNAFPFHIVFDKQLKVKQTGINIQKFVPGLQTMDSRLDEYFSIVHPQVTFNIESIRKFINSQFVLKTRREMVPLASQHQSMLKLRGQMVWMESLGCMVYLCSPKLRSLQELEERGLHISDIAQHDTTRDLILLNQQRLAEMELSNQLERKKEELRILSRHLEAEKKKTETLLYAMLPRHVANQLKEGKRVEAGEFQVCTILFSDVVTFTNICAACEPIQIVNMLNSMYSKFDRLTSVHDVYKVETIGDAYMVVGGVPIPADSHAERVANFALGMRIAAREVTNPITGQPIQIRVGLHTGPVLAGVVGDKMPRYCLFGDTVNTASRMESHGVPDHIHLSPFTYSALEDKGFDILERGEIQVKGKGLMTTYFLLQNLCVSEDTIMARGTGEPCVYRDNQHGAGESERG